The following proteins come from a genomic window of Malus domestica chromosome 02, GDT2T_hap1:
- the LOC103403904 gene encoding uncharacterized protein, whose amino-acid sequence MDDVRASSAWVASHSSHVVVDSSGIEKVAERIDTIPKVKWDFEGIHYFDNGPLTVQYLFVLDALNFCFWPDKDLNYDNLAAGLKEAIQNDKSVFDADRLQKYTGSELRELLKWPRPLPLEDERVRLLHEVGFELERSFDGKASNLVESCGKSAVKLVALVTRHFPGFRDHSVYKGHQVFLYKRAQIFAADLWGAFGGQGYGEFYDIGSITIMADYIVPAVLRQLGVLKYSATLASTIEANTQIVAGSEEEVELRACSIYAVEKMKELISMKSGKKVLSIELDLWLWSFGIQCPALQHHRTLSIYY is encoded by the exons ATGGACGACGTTAGGGCAAGCTCTGCTTGGGTCGCAAGCCATTCTTCTCATGTCGTCGTCGACTCTTCAG gGATTGAGAAAGTGGCGGAGAGGATAGATACAATTCCGAAGGTGAAATGGGATTTCGAAGGAATACACTATTTCGACAATGGGCCTCTCACCGTTCAGTATCTCTTTGTGTTGGACGCTTTGAATTTCTGCTTTTGGCCTG ATAAGGACTTAAATTATGACAATTTGGCTGCTGGTCTAAAGGAAGCAATACAAAATGACAAATCTGTGTTTGATGCTGATCGTTTGCAGAAATACACCG GTTCTGAACTGCGGGAGCTGTTGAAATGGCCTAGGCCATTACCTTTGGAGGATGAGAGAGTTCGTTTGCTGCATGAG GTTGGGTTTGAGCTTGAGAGAAGCTTTGACGGCAAAGCATCCAACCTTGTGGAGTCCTGTGGAAAGTCAGCGGTTAAGCTTGTTGCTCTTGTTACTCGTCACTTTCCTG GTTTCAGAGACCACTCGGTATACAAAGGCCACCAAGTATTTTTGTATAAAAGAGCTCAGATATTTGCAGCAGATTTATGGGGAGCATTTGGCGGCCAAGGATATGGAGAATTTTATGACATTGGCTCAATCACTATTATGGCGGACTACATTGTTCCAGCCGTGCTTAGACAGCTGGGTGTGCTGAAGTATAGTGCAACCCTTGCCAGCACAATTGAGGCTAATACCCAAATAGTTGCAGGCAGTGAGGAGGAAGTCGAACTGCGAGCATGCTCCATATATGCTGTGGAGAAAATGAAAGAGTTGATCAGTATGAAATCAGGGAAGAAG GTGCTGAGTATTGAGTTAGACCTTTGGCTTTGGTCTTTTGGCATTCAGTGTCCTGCACTGCAACACCATCGCACCCTCTCAATATATTATTGA